In Mastigocladopsis repens PCC 10914, a single window of DNA contains:
- a CDS encoding type II toxin-antitoxin system VapC family toxin: MSDERLFLDTVFIQALLNKRDQYHAQSKVFLPRVRAAAAVWVTEAVLVEVANALGAVNRPAAVQFIQQCYHTANLQVVTVDTPLFTRALQLYNERPDKTWGLTDCISFVVMWEQGLTDAVTADVHFVQAGFRALLRESLTR; this comes from the coding sequence ATGAGCGATGAGCGCTTATTTTTGGACACGGTGTTTATCCAAGCTTTGCTGAATAAACGTGACCAGTATCATGCTCAGTCTAAAGTGTTTCTGCCAAGAGTGCGAGCAGCCGCAGCTGTTTGGGTTACGGAAGCAGTGTTGGTGGAAGTTGCTAATGCCTTGGGTGCTGTCAATCGTCCTGCAGCAGTGCAATTTATCCAACAGTGTTATCATACAGCTAATTTACAAGTGGTCACGGTGGATACGCCATTGTTCACTCGTGCGTTACAGCTTTACAATGAGCGTCCTGACAAAACCTGGGGTTTGACAGACTGCATTTCTTTTGTGGTGATGTGGGAACAAGGTTTGACTGATGCTGTAACGGCGGATGTGCATTTTGTTCAAGCAGGTTTTCGGGCGTTGTTGCGGGAGTCATTGACGAGATAA
- a CDS encoding S8 family peptidase: protein MRHEKLSPGLLLAFEDYQREGQEALTPQIRTLSIVPPKNNLKPTRSVVFIYCDEHADLSYLSQRGIEVNQNVGSVRTAFLPINSLDTLSEDPAIHRIKPSRKLELRMDVAKSAVYIPEFTKKNKSLTGKGVIIGIIDSGIDPKHPAFQGRILRIWDQTLSGPGVLEGKYGAELTGSLLTVSQDTNGHGTHVAGIAAGVDAKYGGVAPEAELIIVRCDLVEGHIADAVRYIFRVARELGRPAVVNMSLGGHFDPHDGSDSLSKIIDSETGPGRIVCCAAGNEGNDNIHGQAIVRAGKTHTMRFNVPLNQTGMAILNAWYSSAGQLEVSLRSPNGFVTPYQPIIAEGNYTKEYTLQDARVQVATPKRDPANGDYNVFLQIRGTGKGNFSSPVPGGIWQLRVKNTSSQDVRLDVWTLDGSVLFTGKSVADSVKIGSPGCASSAITVAAYTTKEKYTDIDNKVQEFGFPLNTISDFSSEGPLRNGAQKPDVAAPGAMIVSALSSNANFDHSMIINSKFVALAGTSMAAPFVTGLIALLLQRNPNLEPKAIKDLLRKNSSIPGKPAGSFDNQWGYGLINALNL from the coding sequence ATGAGACACGAAAAACTATCTCCAGGACTGCTATTAGCATTTGAAGATTATCAACGGGAAGGACAGGAGGCTTTAACTCCACAGATACGAACGCTGAGTATAGTTCCCCCCAAAAACAATCTCAAGCCAACCCGTAGCGTAGTTTTTATCTACTGTGACGAACACGCAGACTTGAGTTACCTATCACAACGAGGTATTGAAGTCAACCAAAATGTAGGGAGTGTCCGGACGGCTTTCTTACCTATAAACAGTTTAGACACCTTATCTGAAGACCCTGCCATCCATCGCATCAAGCCATCGCGCAAACTTGAACTGCGGATGGACGTTGCCAAAAGCGCAGTCTATATACCGGAGTTTACAAAGAAAAATAAGTCCCTGACGGGCAAGGGAGTTATTATCGGTATTATCGACAGTGGCATTGACCCGAAACACCCCGCCTTTCAAGGACGCATTTTACGCATTTGGGATCAGACATTATCTGGTCCGGGAGTATTAGAAGGCAAATATGGAGCGGAATTAACTGGCTCATTATTGACAGTTTCCCAAGATACAAACGGTCACGGCACGCACGTTGCTGGAATTGCTGCTGGTGTTGATGCTAAATATGGTGGTGTAGCGCCAGAGGCAGAATTGATCATCGTCAGGTGCGACTTGGTAGAAGGTCACATTGCTGATGCTGTCCGCTACATTTTCCGGGTAGCACGAGAATTAGGACGTCCAGCAGTGGTCAATATGAGCTTGGGCGGACACTTTGACCCTCACGATGGGAGCGACTCGCTATCAAAAATCATTGACTCTGAAACTGGTCCTGGACGCATAGTTTGCTGTGCTGCAGGCAATGAGGGCAACGATAACATTCACGGTCAAGCAATTGTACGTGCCGGAAAGACGCATACCATGCGTTTCAATGTGCCATTAAATCAAACGGGCATGGCAATATTAAACGCTTGGTATTCAAGTGCTGGTCAATTGGAAGTGTCCCTACGTAGTCCCAATGGCTTCGTCACTCCCTACCAACCAATCATTGCTGAAGGCAATTATACAAAGGAATACACCTTGCAAGATGCGCGGGTGCAAGTCGCAACACCAAAACGCGATCCAGCAAACGGCGACTATAATGTTTTCCTACAAATTCGCGGTACAGGTAAGGGAAATTTTAGCTCGCCCGTACCGGGTGGAATTTGGCAGTTGCGGGTCAAAAACACTTCCTCTCAAGATGTGCGGCTGGATGTATGGACATTAGATGGGTCGGTGTTATTTACAGGTAAGAGTGTAGCTGACTCAGTGAAAATTGGTTCCCCTGGATGTGCCAGCAGTGCAATTACAGTTGCTGCCTATACAACAAAGGAGAAGTATACCGACATAGACAACAAGGTGCAAGAATTTGGCTTCCCGCTCAATACGATTTCTGATTTTAGCAGTGAAGGACCTTTGCGGAATGGTGCTCAAAAGCCAGATGTCGCAGCACCGGGAGCGATGATTGTTTCCGCCCTCTCTTCCAATGCCAATTTTGATCACTCGATGATCATTAATTCCAAGTTTGTGGCGTTAGCTGGTACGAGTATGGCGGCGCCCTTCGTCACTGGTTTGATAGCACTGCTGTTGCAGCGTAACCCCAATCTTGAGCCAAAGGCTATTAAAGACCTACTTCGTAAAAATAGTTCCATACCAGGTAAACCAGCAGGAAGCTTTGATAACCAATGGGGCTATGGACTGATTAATGCGCTCAATCTATAG
- a CDS encoding Hsp70 family protein produces the protein MAIAIDFGTSNTVIARWNPVTQEPETLNIPGLSIQQSLNPPLIPSLVYVEDAAKGQVLVGQQVRDRGLDLKTDPRFFRSFKRGIGADIQGFLPEIDGQIITFEQVGQWFLSQVIEQLAPLQGGIESLVLTVPVDSFEAYRHWLGKVCQSLSVEQVRMLDEPTAAALGYGMVDQEILLVIDFGGGTLDLSVVRLDKSVQTAQKPLGFILKWGNKSLAEDSKQKVKTARVLAKAGQNLGGTDIDNWLVNYFANTQGLVVSPLTMRLAERLKIQLSTQTQASEVYFNDETFESYELELNRDTLETILKEHLFFERLDESMASLLQQARRQGIEVSDINAVLLVGGTVQLSAVQTWVKQYFEPEKIRCERPFEAIAQGALQLAQGVELKDFLYHSYGIRYWDRRNSCHNWHSIIKAGQPYPMTQPVELVLGASLESQPSIELIMGELGADTGGTEVYFDGDRLITRRIDSTQTSVKPLNDKDGARTIAQLTPPGYPGSDRIKILFQVDEQRFLRITVEDLLTSETLLENQLVAQLS, from the coding sequence ATGGCAATAGCAATAGATTTTGGTACGAGCAACACAGTTATTGCTCGCTGGAACCCTGTTACCCAAGAGCCAGAAACCCTCAACATACCTGGTTTATCCATTCAACAAAGTCTCAACCCCCCACTGATTCCTAGTTTGGTTTACGTGGAAGACGCCGCGAAAGGGCAGGTCTTGGTAGGACAACAAGTACGCGATCGCGGTCTTGATCTCAAAACTGATCCGCGATTTTTCCGCAGTTTCAAACGCGGTATCGGTGCAGACATCCAAGGTTTCTTACCTGAAATCGATGGACAGATCATCACTTTTGAGCAAGTGGGGCAATGGTTTCTCTCTCAAGTCATTGAGCAATTGGCACCACTGCAAGGGGGAATAGAGTCTCTGGTGTTAACCGTACCTGTAGACAGCTTTGAGGCTTATCGCCACTGGTTGGGAAAAGTTTGCCAATCCTTAAGCGTCGAACAAGTGCGGATGCTGGATGAACCGACAGCAGCGGCTTTAGGCTATGGTATGGTAGACCAAGAAATTCTCTTGGTAATTGACTTTGGCGGCGGAACTTTGGATTTATCTGTAGTGCGGCTGGATAAAAGCGTGCAAACCGCTCAAAAGCCCTTGGGGTTTATTCTCAAGTGGGGTAATAAGTCTCTAGCCGAAGACTCTAAGCAAAAGGTAAAAACTGCTCGCGTACTGGCGAAAGCTGGGCAAAATTTGGGTGGTACTGATATTGACAATTGGCTGGTGAATTACTTTGCCAACACTCAAGGGCTGGTGGTTAGTCCCTTGACAATGCGACTCGCAGAACGGTTGAAGATTCAGCTGTCAACCCAAACCCAAGCAAGTGAAGTTTATTTCAACGATGAGACGTTTGAAAGTTATGAGTTAGAACTCAATCGTGATACTTTGGAAACTATCCTCAAAGAACACTTGTTTTTTGAACGACTCGATGAGTCGATGGCTTCCCTGTTGCAGCAAGCACGACGCCAGGGAATAGAAGTTTCAGATATTAATGCTGTTTTGCTCGTTGGTGGGACTGTGCAATTAAGCGCAGTACAAACATGGGTCAAGCAGTATTTTGAACCAGAAAAAATTCGTTGTGAGCGTCCTTTTGAAGCTATTGCTCAAGGCGCTTTGCAGCTTGCTCAAGGGGTGGAACTCAAAGATTTTCTTTACCACAGCTACGGCATCCGCTACTGGGATCGGCGCAACAGCTGCCACAACTGGCATTCTATCATTAAGGCTGGACAGCCTTACCCCATGACGCAGCCGGTGGAATTAGTCTTGGGCGCTTCTTTGGAGAGTCAGCCCAGCATTGAATTAATTATGGGCGAATTGGGAGCAGATACAGGCGGTACAGAAGTTTATTTTGATGGCGATCGCCTGATTACCCGCCGTATTGACAGCACTCAAACCAGCGTCAAACCCCTAAACGACAAAGATGGTGCCAGAACAATTGCCCAACTGACACCGCCTGGCTATCCAGGAAGCGATCGCATCAAAATCCTGTTTCAAGTTGATGAGCAACGCTTTTTACGAATCACGGTTGAGGACTTGTTGACGAGTGAAACGCTGTTGGAGAATCAACTCGTGGCACAGTTGAGTTAA
- a CDS encoding sensor histidine kinase, with amino-acid sequence MLPLQQNTILIVDDIPTNIKILIDILHHSGFQVSVAKNAESALLKAQETLPELILLDVIMPGIDGFEICRRLKDNPKTKRIPVIFMTALSDVVDKVKGLQLGAVDYITKPIQHEEVLARINVHLELRRTQLKLVQQEKMSSLGQLVAGVAHEINNPVNFIEGNLHYAAQYIEKLLKLLELYEVQAPDSIEKIPAYSEEIELEFIKKDLPKVLSSMAVGTNRIQEIVRSLRIFSRLDEAKCKAVNLHDGIDSTLMLLGSRLKATQKRPEIEVVKEYGNLPLVECYAGQINQVFMNILANAIDAIEEPFANNDLSLVKDKGQIRIATVVTPEKKNVLIRIADNGIGMSENVK; translated from the coding sequence ATGCTACCTCTTCAGCAAAACACTATCTTAATTGTTGATGACATTCCTACAAATATTAAGATTTTAATTGATATTTTGCATCATTCTGGGTTTCAAGTCTCCGTAGCTAAGAATGCTGAAAGTGCGCTTTTAAAAGCACAAGAGACATTACCAGAATTAATTTTATTAGATGTGATCATGCCAGGAATTGATGGGTTTGAAATCTGCCGTCGTCTGAAAGATAACCCAAAAACGAAGCGGATTCCAGTGATTTTTATGACCGCTCTTTCTGATGTTGTCGATAAGGTTAAGGGGTTGCAACTAGGAGCGGTGGATTATATTACTAAACCTATTCAACACGAAGAGGTATTAGCCCGGATTAATGTTCACTTAGAACTGCGTAGAACTCAACTCAAGTTGGTGCAACAGGAAAAAATGTCTTCCTTGGGGCAATTGGTGGCGGGAGTGGCTCACGAAATTAACAATCCAGTGAATTTCATTGAAGGCAACTTGCACTACGCAGCACAATATATCGAAAAATTGCTGAAATTGCTGGAATTATATGAAGTTCAGGCCCCTGATTCCATTGAAAAAATTCCAGCTTATTCAGAGGAAATTGAGCTAGAATTTATTAAGAAAGACCTTCCCAAGGTGTTATCCTCAATGGCAGTGGGGACTAATCGCATTCAGGAAATTGTGCGATCGCTGCGAATATTTTCCCGCTTAGATGAAGCGAAATGTAAGGCAGTGAACTTGCACGATGGCATTGATAGCACCCTAATGCTCTTGGGTAGTCGTCTGAAAGCCACTCAAAAGCGTCCAGAAATTGAGGTAGTTAAGGAATATGGGAATTTGCCCCTAGTTGAATGTTATGCAGGGCAAATAAACCAAGTTTTTATGAACATTCTAGCAAATGCCATTGATGCCATAGAAGAGCCATTTGCCAATAATGATTTGTCCTTAGTGAAAGACAAAGGACAAATTAGGATTGCGACAGTTGTTACACCAGAAAAGAAGAATGTGTTAATTCGGATCGCTGACAATGGAATAGGAATGTCTGAGAATGTAAAATAA
- a CDS encoding ATP-binding protein, with amino-acid sequence MTIPIVVPTRKTRIQAIFLLKIPSSYTMSHELRTPLNGILGYAQILQRDRITSSKQHDGLSIIYQCGSHLLTLINDVLDISKIEAQKLELYPTDFHFENFLMEVQEICRIKAEQKEIGFSYKALNHLPTAIHADEKRLRQVLVNLLGNAIKFTNKGGVTFKVGVIANDQEQLAIHKIRFQVEDTGVGMTPQQLEKIFLPFEQVGDSSRKAEGTGLGLAISRKIVEMMGGEIKVESTYGEGSQFWFDLDLLEATEWIELEQSKLEKNVIGYQGEQRTILIVDDRWENRAVIVNLLEPIGFQMIEASHGQEGLEKAREFQPDLIITDLTMPVMNGFEMTQCLRNLEVFKNALIIASSASVFSFDRQKSREAGCDDFLPKPVQATELLDQLQHYLGLGWIYKTKDNEELAAQAQNSSTQVSDMVIPPTEKLTSLYQAAKGGYALRIVEEANRIKQLDPKYTIFANQVLKLAEEFDDEAIANLVKPFMV; translated from the coding sequence ATGACAATTCCCATTGTTGTTCCTACAAGAAAAACGAGAATCCAGGCAATTTTTTTATTAAAGATTCCCTCGTCGTATACCATGAGCCATGAACTGCGGACTCCCCTCAACGGCATTCTCGGCTACGCCCAAATCCTGCAACGGGATAGAATTACCAGTTCTAAGCAACACGACGGACTCAGCATCATCTACCAATGCGGTTCTCACCTGCTGACACTGATTAATGATGTGTTAGACATCTCTAAAATCGAGGCACAAAAGCTAGAACTCTACCCCACAGACTTTCATTTTGAAAACTTTTTAATGGAAGTTCAGGAAATTTGCCGCATTAAGGCAGAACAAAAAGAAATTGGCTTTAGTTATAAAGCATTAAACCACCTACCCACTGCCATTCATGCTGATGAAAAACGTCTGCGACAAGTGTTGGTTAACCTGTTGGGGAATGCTATTAAATTCACTAATAAAGGTGGCGTGACTTTTAAAGTAGGGGTAATTGCTAATGATCAAGAGCAATTAGCTATTCACAAAATTCGCTTCCAAGTGGAAGATACAGGCGTTGGGATGACTCCCCAACAGTTAGAGAAAATCTTTCTGCCTTTTGAACAGGTGGGAGATAGCTCACGCAAGGCAGAAGGTACTGGCTTAGGACTAGCCATCAGCCGCAAAATTGTGGAAATGATGGGCGGTGAAATTAAAGTCGAGAGTACCTATGGAGAAGGTAGTCAGTTTTGGTTTGACCTCGATTTACTAGAAGCAACAGAGTGGATTGAGTTAGAACAGTCTAAATTGGAGAAAAACGTGATTGGCTATCAAGGCGAGCAACGGACAATCCTGATTGTCGATGACCGTTGGGAAAACCGCGCTGTGATTGTCAATCTGCTCGAACCAATCGGTTTTCAGATGATTGAGGCAAGTCATGGGCAAGAGGGTTTAGAAAAAGCTAGGGAATTTCAACCAGATTTAATTATTACTGACTTAACAATGCCTGTCATGAATGGCTTTGAGATGACTCAATGTTTGCGGAATTTGGAAGTCTTTAAAAATGCACTGATTATTGCTTCTTCTGCAAGTGTGTTTAGCTTTGATCGCCAAAAAAGTCGAGAAGCCGGCTGTGATGATTTTCTTCCCAAACCTGTGCAAGCAACAGAGTTGCTCGACCAATTACAGCATTATTTGGGGTTGGGATGGATTTATAAAACCAAGGACAATGAGGAATTAGCCGCCCAGGCTCAGAACAGTTCCACCCAGGTTAGTGACATGGTCATTCCTCCAACAGAGAAACTTACCTCCCTGTATCAAGCTGCTAAAGGTGGTTATGCTTTGCGTATAGTAGAGGAAGCTAATCGAATCAAGCAACTAGACCCTAAATATACAATCTTTGCTAACCAGGTATTAAAGTTAGCTGAAGAATTTGACGATGAGGCGATCGCTAATTTAGTTAAACCCTTTATGGTCTGA
- a CDS encoding class I SAM-dependent DNA methyltransferase, translating to MFGKKSLFFNGSLYDSYHNAGKSYFYQKLEDIPLWLNLARKYGEPILELACGTGRISIPLAEQGFQVTGIDISQSMLDVAKQKSSQVEWLEADIRDFKLEKKFALIILPYFLLMGLLKLKDIETCLDCVRRHLQPGGTLIIDVMNPSRKFLLDLLLLSQKRFLDCIFPNPEGKDNIVVTIERGYVVEQQILIEKLFYNIPGETEEVVDELKLRLYFPEELEMLLKYNGFTIERKFGDYDMTPFTSESPQQIVVCKASL from the coding sequence ATGTTCGGCAAAAAGTCTCTCTTTTTCAACGGAAGTTTGTACGATAGCTATCATAATGCAGGTAAGTCATACTTTTATCAAAAGCTGGAAGATATTCCTCTTTGGCTTAACTTGGCAAGAAAGTATGGCGAGCCAATTCTGGAGCTAGCTTGTGGTACGGGTAGAATATCAATACCTTTGGCAGAGCAGGGTTTTCAAGTCACAGGAATTGATATTTCTCAGTCCATGCTAGATGTAGCCAAACAGAAATCTTCTCAAGTCGAATGGCTCGAAGCTGATATCCGAGATTTTAAACTGGAGAAAAAGTTTGCCCTGATTATATTACCTTATTTTCTCCTAATGGGTCTGTTGAAATTAAAAGACATAGAAACCTGTTTGGATTGTGTGAGAAGACATCTACAACCAGGAGGAACATTAATCATAGATGTAATGAATCCTTCTCGTAAATTTCTCTTAGATTTACTTCTCCTTTCCCAAAAAAGATTTCTTGATTGCATCTTCCCAAATCCTGAAGGCAAGGATAACATCGTAGTTACAATCGAAAGGGGATATGTTGTAGAACAACAAATTCTTATAGAAAAGCTGTTTTATAATATTCCAGGAGAAACAGAAGAAGTTGTTGATGAGTTAAAACTTCGGTTGTATTTTCCAGAAGAACTGGAAATGTTGCTCAAGTATAATGGGTTCACAATTGAGCGCAAGTTTGGAGACTACGATATGACACCGTTTACCTCAGAATCACCCCAACAGATTGTAGTTTGTAAGGCAAGTTTGTGA
- the uvsE gene encoding UV DNA damage repair endonuclease UvsE, with translation MSAARDSKSLSGIAINNSPHVQQLQKTAPPHLGLVCITFSKEVRFRTITRTRYLQLPEEQRETALKVLYRENLQRLDLALTFCVRNSIRLYRMPSGLFPMSDLEDEIGATVLEKMSADLAKIGQRAERLGIRMVLHPDQYVVLSSDSPHVVTTSLKILDRHARTLDLLGLPRSSWSLMNIHGGKSQRADQLVGVISELPENIKSRLTLENDEHAYSASEILQVCQRAEIPLVFDAHHHICHENLDSYDHPSVAEMLYAARETWANPDWQLVHISNGEEAFGDRKHSDLITAMPNVYREVPWIEVEAKHKEEAIARIASAGFF, from the coding sequence ATGTCAGCAGCGCGGGACTCCAAATCCCTATCAGGGATTGCAATCAACAATTCACCTCATGTACAGCAGTTGCAAAAAACTGCTCCACCGCACTTAGGGCTGGTTTGCATTACATTTTCCAAAGAGGTGCGCTTTCGGACAATAACGCGCACACGCTACTTACAACTCCCAGAAGAGCAACGTGAAACAGCCCTGAAAGTCCTTTATCGGGAGAACTTACAGCGCTTGGATCTGGCATTAACTTTCTGCGTGCGAAACTCGATACGGCTTTATCGGATGCCCTCTGGGTTATTTCCTATGAGTGACTTAGAGGACGAAATTGGGGCAACTGTTTTAGAGAAGATGAGTGCAGATTTAGCCAAAATCGGGCAAAGAGCGGAAAGATTGGGCATCAGAATGGTATTGCACCCAGACCAATACGTTGTGCTGAGTTCTGATTCACCACACGTGGTGACAACAAGTCTCAAAATTTTAGACCGACACGCCCGCACACTAGACTTGCTGGGTTTACCACGTTCCTCTTGGTCACTTATGAATATTCACGGCGGCAAATCCCAACGTGCAGATCAATTGGTAGGTGTCATTTCAGAATTGCCAGAAAACATCAAAAGCCGCTTAACTTTGGAAAATGACGAACACGCCTACAGCGCCAGTGAAATTCTACAAGTCTGCCAACGGGCTGAAATACCATTGGTATTTGATGCCCATCACCATATCTGCCATGAAAACTTAGATAGTTACGACCATCCAAGTGTTGCCGAAATGTTGTATGCTGCACGCGAAACTTGGGCAAACCCAGACTGGCAGTTGGTTCATATTTCCAACGGTGAAGAAGCTTTCGGTGACAGAAAACACAGTGACTTGATCACTGCTATGCCTAATGTATACCGAGAAGTGCCTTGGATAGAAGTCGAAGCCAAGCACAAGGAAGAAGCAATCGCCCGTATAGCCTCGGCAGGTTTCTTCTAG
- a CDS encoding ATP-binding protein: MFDQFFTTKPVGKGTGLGLAIAYSIVVEKHGGTLTCKSKLGEGTEFLITLALPFQS, encoded by the coding sequence ATCTTTGACCAATTTTTCACTACCAAACCTGTAGGCAAGGGGACTGGCTTAGGGTTAGCGATCGCCTATTCTATTGTGGTGGAAAAACACGGGGGGACTTTAACTTGTAAGTCAAAATTAGGAGAAGGAACAGAGTTTCTCATCACCTTGGCACTACCGTTTCAATCTTAA
- a CDS encoding L,D-transpeptidase: MKSLSYPYWVRHLKIFLTGTALTLNVFMTSSNEVWAQSKSQTIKQQIQTLQQSTQRWIQINLSDQRLTAWEGGKPVYAIIVSTGKKSTPTRTGVFQIQSKHKSARMQGRDYDIPDVPFTMYYSGNYAIHGAYWHRRFGTPVSHGCVNVAPNHAKWLFKWASIGTPVVVHR, from the coding sequence ATGAAAAGCCTGAGTTATCCTTACTGGGTGCGTCACTTAAAAATATTCCTGACTGGGACAGCACTGACCTTGAATGTGTTTATGACTTCTTCAAATGAGGTTTGGGCACAATCAAAAAGTCAAACAATTAAACAACAAATACAGACCCTACAACAGTCAACTCAGCGTTGGATTCAAATTAACCTTTCAGACCAACGCTTAACAGCTTGGGAAGGTGGCAAACCTGTCTATGCAATCATTGTTTCTACAGGTAAGAAATCGACCCCGACTCGCACTGGTGTTTTTCAGATTCAATCCAAGCATAAGTCTGCGCGAATGCAGGGTAGGGACTATGACATTCCCGACGTTCCATTTACTATGTATTACAGTGGAAACTATGCAATCCACGGTGCCTATTGGCATCGAAGATTTGGCACGCCAGTCAGCCACGGCTGCGTAAATGTGGCTCCTAATCATGCTAAGTGGCTATTTAAGTGGGCATCAATAGGAACACCAGTGGTGGTGCATAGGTAG